A window from Streptomyces europaeiscabiei encodes these proteins:
- a CDS encoding cell wall protein, with translation MEWLIAAGLHPRATATTLRVAEDLADRMDYTTGHVRYCLDEMAVRLDLSRATVKRHIGYLRELGALAWVQHGTRTNIRRLLGMKGYAATATVYAAVIPPVYDEAMGHTLVGSGYSARIVVDLRGRRLPAPRPAATPVPLGEAGIPVDNPPVDNSSSAGLEPPSLTTVDEGEGKVKVEGGSNYTSRERVSEPPTSLPRQTTNSSSSEGSARRRTPAQVQREIRETRLVRALVNWTQGERIRRLAFVLRPYFDRGLGAHDIAAELIGMPRSSDRWRPKYPAAYIASVTSRDSEDEAARAAVQAAIAGGRSITVLQEWKTAVDTVQAAFAEPERTDADRAHARQYGWDQWETIAAHYDEDPDDALDLYGGRLVTYAVGRQARQQWT, from the coding sequence GTGGAGTGGCTGATCGCAGCCGGCCTACATCCCCGGGCGACTGCCACCACGCTCCGCGTCGCCGAGGACCTCGCCGACCGCATGGACTACACGACCGGGCACGTCCGGTACTGCCTGGACGAGATGGCGGTCCGGCTCGACCTGTCCCGCGCGACCGTGAAGCGGCACATCGGCTACCTGCGGGAGCTGGGCGCGCTCGCCTGGGTCCAGCACGGCACCCGGACGAACATCCGCCGCCTGCTCGGCATGAAGGGCTACGCCGCGACGGCCACCGTGTACGCGGCCGTGATCCCGCCCGTGTACGACGAGGCGATGGGACACACGCTCGTCGGCTCCGGGTACAGCGCGCGGATCGTGGTGGACCTGCGAGGCCGCCGCCTCCCTGCTCCCCGCCCGGCCGCGACCCCTGTGCCTCTGGGGGAAGCCGGGATTCCTGTGGATAACCCGCCTGTGGATAACTCCAGCTCTGCGGGCCTTGAGCCCCCTTCCCTCACTACGGTTGATGAAGGAGAGGGAAAGGTGAAGGTAGAGGGTGGTAGTAACTACACCTCGCGCGAGCGCGTGAGCGAACCGCCCACCTCCCTCCCCCGACAGACCACGAACAGCAGCAGCAGCGAAGGGTCGGCTCGGCGCCGTACCCCGGCGCAGGTGCAGCGGGAGATCCGGGAGACGCGGCTGGTGCGGGCGCTGGTGAACTGGACGCAGGGGGAGCGGATCCGCCGCCTGGCGTTCGTGCTGCGCCCGTACTTCGACCGCGGCCTGGGCGCCCACGACATCGCCGCCGAGCTGATCGGTATGCCCCGCAGCAGCGACCGGTGGCGGCCGAAGTACCCCGCGGCGTACATCGCGTCCGTCACCTCGCGGGACAGCGAGGACGAGGCGGCACGCGCCGCCGTCCAGGCCGCCATCGCCGGCGGCCGCTCGATCACGGTGCTGCAGGAGTGGAAGACGGCCGTCGACACCGTCCAGGCCGCCTTCGCCGAGCCGGAGCGCACCGACGCCGACCGCGCTCACGCCCGCCAGTACGGCTGGGACCAGTGGGAGACGATCGCCGCCCACTACGACGAGGACCCGGACGATGCCCTGGACCTGTACGGCGGCCGTCTGGTCACGTACGCCGTCGGCCGACAGGCCCGCCAGCAGTGGACCTGA
- a CDS encoding ParA family protein: MSTLQVPITLMNLEGVKRSLERRYTLIDAGQHEPKVIAVVNGKGGVGKSSLSSAFGVALSKLGKDVLLMELDEQGNNCEDLGISNSQMNDKGAAQAAAILEGKPLTPTGQARPGLHVVPGGEQLEEIIEELYCQRRASKQIADPDDRDAWMGIYAAAIDGVRDDYDVIILDVAPGSDVLQLAALVASDYVLIPSKSDPSSRKGLRAVAKRFGTASQINDVLQLLGVVLFATNSSATKVQEKIREKLEEDLQGTAPLFEQTIRHVEAAAVEARLRGKVPQELRASKELPPPLMKSMKALAGDYQSLTVEVLQEMTARRAQAEAGEEA, translated from the coding sequence GTGAGCACACTGCAAGTCCCCATCACCCTGATGAACCTGGAGGGGGTGAAGCGCAGCCTTGAGCGCCGCTACACCCTCATCGACGCCGGCCAGCACGAACCCAAGGTCATCGCCGTCGTCAACGGCAAGGGAGGCGTCGGCAAGTCCTCCCTGTCCTCCGCCTTCGGTGTCGCCCTGTCCAAGCTCGGCAAGGACGTCCTGCTGATGGAGCTGGACGAACAGGGCAACAACTGCGAAGACCTCGGCATCTCCAACAGCCAGATGAACGACAAGGGCGCCGCCCAGGCCGCCGCCATCCTCGAGGGCAAGCCCCTCACCCCGACCGGGCAGGCGCGCCCAGGCCTGCACGTCGTCCCGGGCGGCGAACAGCTCGAAGAGATCATCGAAGAGCTGTACTGCCAGCGTCGCGCTTCCAAGCAGATCGCCGACCCCGATGACCGCGACGCGTGGATGGGCATCTACGCGGCCGCCATCGACGGCGTACGCGACGACTACGACGTCATCATCCTCGACGTCGCCCCCGGCTCCGACGTCCTCCAGCTCGCCGCGCTCGTGGCCTCCGACTACGTCCTCATCCCCTCCAAGTCCGACCCCTCCTCCCGCAAGGGCCTGCGCGCCGTCGCCAAGCGCTTCGGCACCGCCAGCCAGATCAACGACGTCCTCCAACTCCTCGGCGTCGTACTCTTCGCGACGAACAGCTCCGCCACCAAGGTCCAGGAAAAGATCCGCGAGAAGCTCGAGGAAGACCTCCAGGGCACGGCCCCCCTCTTCGAGCAGACCATCCGACACGTCGAGGCCGCAGCCGTCGAGGCCCGCCTCCGCGGCAAGGTGCCGCAGGAACTCCGTGCATCGAAGGAACTGCCGCCGCCGCTGATGAAGTCGATGAAGGCACTGGCCGGCGACTACCAGTCGCTGACGGTCGAGGTGCTGCAGGAGATGACCGCGCGCCGCGCCCAGGCGGAGGCCGGTGAGGAAGCATGA
- a CDS encoding WhiB family transcriptional regulator, with protein sequence MTGTDSQGAYEAWTEHPFFRYRGCAPDPDNPRQAAGDLSLSLDAWHGPDVDGGEGGKVRRAREEAAKRVCRECPVREWCDAYASSVVGKGETARLAEPRGVWGGRTALERHRRFIEHRHEVAAAAPTEHLRTEQKHDVLLALAVHVDPWAVARAAGVDWRTANWQRSRLVTQFSLDKTRATRRELLAAAVERGLIEEAVVVDDDGTVPAVAPAPPRVRGRAAAKSHTVRARSASWGWASQMSLDDALEPSPPIPAILPLYPSAVRLEAAA encoded by the coding sequence ATGACCGGTACCGATTCGCAGGGCGCCTATGAGGCGTGGACCGAGCATCCGTTCTTCCGGTACCGGGGGTGTGCCCCGGACCCTGACAATCCGCGCCAGGCGGCGGGGGACCTGAGCCTGTCACTGGATGCGTGGCACGGGCCGGACGTGGACGGCGGTGAGGGCGGGAAGGTGCGGCGGGCCCGGGAGGAGGCTGCGAAGCGGGTGTGCCGGGAGTGCCCGGTGAGGGAGTGGTGCGACGCGTACGCGTCCAGTGTGGTCGGGAAGGGCGAGACGGCACGGCTGGCGGAGCCTCGGGGCGTGTGGGGCGGCCGTACAGCGCTGGAGCGGCACCGCCGGTTCATCGAGCACCGGCACGAGGTCGCGGCGGCGGCCCCGACCGAGCACCTGCGGACCGAGCAGAAGCATGACGTGCTCTTGGCGTTGGCTGTGCACGTGGATCCGTGGGCGGTGGCGCGGGCGGCCGGCGTGGATTGGCGTACGGCGAACTGGCAGCGCTCCCGCCTGGTGACCCAGTTCAGTCTGGACAAGACGCGGGCGACCCGACGGGAGTTGCTGGCTGCGGCGGTGGAGCGGGGCCTGATTGAGGAGGCGGTGGTCGTCGACGATGACGGAACCGTGCCCGCGGTGGCTCCCGCACCGCCCCGCGTGCGCGGCCGGGCCGCCGCGAAGAGCCACACCGTCCGTGCCCGCTCCGCATCGTGGGGCTGGGCCAGTCAGATGTCTCTGGACGATGCCCTCGAGCCCTCCCCGCCCATCCCCGCGATCCTTCCCCTGTACCCGTCTGCTGTCCGCCTGGAGGCCGCCGCGTGA